One Rissa tridactyla isolate bRisTri1 chromosome 4, bRisTri1.patW.cur.20221130, whole genome shotgun sequence DNA window includes the following coding sequences:
- the RPGRIP1L gene encoding protein fantom isoform X4: MSVPADETVGDLPVRDVGLTLAGTGGLQESSTPQNVRARQSVSRISRGELEDRFLRLRDENILLKQHANKQEEKIKRN; this comes from the exons ATGTCTGTCCCAGCTGATGAAACTGTGGGGGACCTGCCTGTGAGAGATGTAGGTCTAACTCTAGCTGGAACTGGAGGATTGCAAG AATCATCAACTCCACAGAATGTTAGAGCTCGACAATCTGTATCACGAATCAGTCGAGGGGAACTGGAAGACAGATTTCTTCGTTTACGTGATGAGAACATCTTACTCAAACAGCATGCAAATAAGcaagaggagaaaattaaaag